From Roseateles sp. SL47:
CCATAGCCCATAGCCCATAGCCCGGAGCCCATAGCCCGGAGCCCGGAGCCCGGAGCCCGGAGCCGCCCCATAGGTGCCCCATAGGTGCCCCATAGGTGCTCCATAGGTGCTCCATAGGTGCCCCAGAGGGGTGTCTCTCAAAGGGTTCTCTTGAATGTAGTCCAAATGACAACACTGTTGTCCTTATGACGCCATCATGGTGGTGGTTATTTGTACAACGATTTATAAAATCCAATAGAAATCAAAGGCTTGTGAAGCGGGCAGTCCCTGGCACAGATGTTGAGTTGTCCATCGGCATCAACCATCCAGGAGCAACGCATGTTTTCCGACGCCACCATTGCCCTCATCAAAGCCACGGTTCCATTGCTCCAGCAGCGCGGCGAGGACATCACCCGGCACTTCTATGCCTCCATGTTTCGGGATCATCCGGAGATGAAGGCCTTCTTTAATGAGGCTCATCAGGCCGAGGGCTCTCAGGCTCGCGCGCTGGCTGGTGCCGTACTCGCGTATGCGGCCCATATCGACCGCCTGGATGCCATTGCTCCGGCGCTGCCACGCATCATCCAGAAGCACGCCGCCCTGGGCGTCCAGCCGGCGCACTATCCCATCGTTGGTGAGGGGCTCCTGCGTGCCATTCGCGAGGTTCTTGGCGAGGTGGCCAGTGACGACATCATGGCGGCCTGGGCTGAAGCCTATGGGGCACTGGCGCAACTGCTGATCGATGCCGAAGAGCAGGTGGTTGCCGGCCATGCCGCCGCCCGCGGTGGCTGGCGTGGCGTTCGGGCGCTACGCCTGGCGCGCAAGGTGAGGGAGAGCGACATCATCACGTCCTTCTATTTCGAGGCCGCGGACGGCGGCCCGCTGATGGACTTCCAGCCCGGGCAATACCTGACGCTGGTGCTGTCCATCGACGGACAGGAGGTGCGGCGCAACTATTCGCTGTCGGATGCGCCCGGCCGTGGGTGGTATCGCATCAGCGTCAAGCGTGAGCCGCAGGGGCGGGTGTCCTCCTGGTTGCATGACCGGCTGTTGGTGGGGGCGCTGGTGCAGGCGCTGCCGCCCTGCGGCGACTTTGTGTTGCAGGCATCTTCCGCCCGCCCGCTGGTGCTGGTGACCGGCGGTGTGGGTATCACCCCGGCCATGAGCATGTTGGAGAGCGTGGCAGCGAGCGGCCGTCCGGTGCGGTTCATTCATGCGGCCCTGCACAGCGGTGTGCATGCCTTCCGGGATCGGGTGGATGCCTTGGCCCAGGCCCACCCCAATGTGCAGGTCACCTATCTGTATGATCAGCCTCGCCCTGAATGCCCGTCGCACCGGGTGGGCCGCGTCAGCACCGATGTACTGGCCGAAGTGTTGCCGCAGGATCGGGATGTGGATCTGTATTTCCTGGGTCCCAAGCCCTTCATGAGGCAGGTGTTTGCCAGCGCCAAGGCCCTGGAAATCCCGCCCGCTCAGGTTCGCTACGAGTTCTTCGGTCCTCTGGAGGAGCTGGCCGCCTGAAGCCGCGGCTCGCTGTACTGGCGTGTGTCCTGGTGTCCTGGGGGTGTGGCCTTCCTGCTATACTCCGCCCGTTTTGTTGCGCAGACCGCCGCCTGCCCTGCTGAAAGTGGGGCAATGAAGAACGGGGGGTCAGCGCCAGAACTACGAGCACGGCACGGGTCGGTTTCACCTGTGTCCGCAAGTCCCTCACGGGGTCCTTTTGGGCTCCTCTCGGAGACCGCGCGCATGGGCCTTTAGCCATGCGCCAGTGTGGCAGGGTCAGCCCGGTCGCTTCGGCGGCAGGTGTGTGGCTTTTTCACGGTGTGGCATCCCGCCGGCGGACCTTCCGAATTCATTCCGGAACAAGGAACGCATCATGGCAATCGCCGATCTGAACAAGGCCGACATCGTCAAGGCCAACGCCCGTAGCGCCAACGACACGGGTTCTCCCGAGGTCCAAGTGGCTCTGCTGACCGCTCGTATCAACGAGCTGACCCCCCACTTCAAGCTGCACGCCAAGGACCACCACGGCCGTCGCGGTCTGCTGAAGATGGTCAACCAGCGCAAGAGCCTGCTGGCCTATCTGAAGAACAAGGACGCTGACCGCTACACCGCCCTGATCCAGAAGCTGGGTCTGCGCAAGTAATCATCGCCTGTGAACGAAGAGCCTGTCTGGATGTATGCCAACAGGCTCTTTGTTGTTTCTGACGTCTCGTGCCAGCTGTGTGGGTGCGAGAGGTCGGAGCTGCAGGTTTTCTGAATGGAGTCGGGCTGACGTGGCGCTGCTGTGTCATTCCAAGGTGCCTGCCGGCTTGTGCCGCAGTCACGTTGGAATGGCATCCCGCCAAACCCAGCTTCACTCCCGGTTGAAGCCGCGCCGTGTGCGGCTGCTTATCACTGAGGAGATGCAATGAGCATGTTCAACAAGGTCGTCAAGAGCTTCCAATGGGGCCAGCATCAGGTGACGATGGAGACCGGCGAAATCGCCCGTCAATCCACCGGCGCCGTGCTGGTCAATATCGACGACACCGTGGTGCTGGCCACCGTGGTGGCTCGTACCGAAGCCAAGGCAGGGCAGGACTTCTTCCCCCTGACCGTCGACTACATCGAGAAGACCTACGCCGCCGGCAAGATCCCCGGCAGCTTCTTCAAGCGTGAAGGCCGTCCCAGCGAGCTGGAAACCCTGACTTCGCGTCTGATCGATCGCCCGATCCGCCCGCTGTTCCCGGAAGGTTTCTTTAATGAAGTGCAGGTGGTGGTGCACACCCTGTCGCTGAATCCGGAAGTGCAGGCCGACATCGCCGCCATGATCGCTACCAGCGCTGCGCTGGCCGTGTCCGGCATCCCGTTTAATGGCCCGATCGGCGCCGCCCGCGTGGGTTATGTGAACGGCGAATACGTGCTGAACCCGGGTAAGACCCAGCTGGCCGAGTCCAAGCTGGACCTGGTGGTGGCCGGTACCGAAGCCGCCGTGCTGATGGTCGAGTCCGAAGCCGACCAACTGACCGAAGACGTCATGCTGGGCGCCGTGGTTTATGGTCATGACCAGGGCAAGATCGCCATCGCCGCCATCAATGAACTGGTGCGTGAAGCTGGCAAGCCGTCCTGGAACTGGACCGCTCCCGCCAAGGACGAGCCGTTCATCGCCAAGGTCACCGCCCTGGCTGAAGAGCCGCTGCGCGCCGCTTATCAGATCCGCTCGAAGCAGGCCCGTACCCAGGCTTGCCGCGAGGCCTATGCCAAGGTGAAGGACGCCCTGGCCGCCGAGAACGTCGAATTCGACGGCGTGGAAGTGGACGGCCTGCTGTTCGAGATCGAGGCGCGCATCGTGCGCAGCCAGATCCTGGCCGGCGAACCGCGTATCGACGGTCGCGACACCCGCACCGTGCGCCCGATCGAGATCCGCAACAGCGTGCTGCCGCGCGCCCACGGCTCGGCGCTGTTCACCCGGGGTGAAACCCAGGCGCTGGTGGCTGCCACGCTGGGCACCGACCGCGACGCGCAAGTCATCGACGCGCTGGCCGGCGAGTACTCCGAGCGCTTCATGCTGCACTACAACATGCCTCCGTTCGCTACCGGCGAAACCGGTCGCGTGGGCAGCCCGAAGCGTCGCGAAATCGGCCACGGCCGACTGGCCAAGCGTGCCCTGGTGGCCGTGCTGCCGACCAAGGAAGACTTCCCGTACTCCATCCGCGTGGTGTCGGAAATCACCGAGTCCAACGGTTCGTCGTCGATGGCTTCGGTCTGCGGCGGCTGCCTGTCGCTGCTGGACGCCGGTGTGCCGCTGAAGGCGCACGTGGCGGGTATCGCCATGGGCCTGATCAAGGATGCCAACCGCTTCGCCGTGCTGACCGACATCCTGGGGGATGAAGATCACCTGGGCGACATGGACTTCAAGGTCGCAGGCACCACCTCGGGCATCACCGCCCTGCAGATGGACATCAAGATCCAGGGCATCACCAAGGAAATCATGCAGGTCGCCCTGGCTCAGGCCAAGGAAGCCCGTCTGCACATCCTGGACAAGATGGTCGGCGCAATGGGCACGGCCAACACCGAGATCTCGCAGTTCGCGCCGCGTCTGTACACCATGAAGATCAATCCGGAGAAGATCCGTGACGTGATCGGCAAGGGTGGCGCCACCATCCGCGCGCTGACCGAAGAAACCGGTACGCAGATCGACATCGCGGAAGACGGCACGATCACCATCGCTTCCACCGATGGCGCCAAGGCGGAAATCGCCAAGAAGCGCATCCAGGAGATCACCGCAGAAGCCGAAGTGGGCAAGGTCTACGAAGGCGCGGTCACCAAGATCCTGGACTTCGGTGCCTTGGTCAACATCCTGCCGGGCAAGGACGGTCTGCTGCACATCAGCCAGATCGCCCATCAGCGCGTCGAGAAGGTGACCGACTTCCTGAGCGAAGGCCAGATCGTCAAGGTCAAGGTGCTGGAGACCGATGAAAAGGGCCGCATCAAGCTGTCGATGAAGGCGCTGCTGGATCGCGATGCTCCCGCGTCCGCTCCGTCGGAAGGCGCTGGCGAGTAAATCGTCATGAAAGCCATCGCCATCACCCAGCCGGGTGGGCCCGAGGTGCTGCAACTGGTCGAGCGTCCTGACCCCGTCGCCGGGGTGGGGGGCTGCCTGATCCGTGTGGCGGCCTACGGCATCAACCGTCCGGATGTGCTGCAACGCAAAGGGGCCTATCCACCCCCGCCCGGGGCGAGTGATCTCCCCGGCCTGGAGGTGGCGGGTGTCATTGAGGCGGGCGACGCTGCCGCGCTGCAGGCCGCTGGCCTGCGCGTCGGTGATGCCGTCTGTGCGCTGGTGGCGGGTGGTGGTTATGCCGAGCTGTGTGTGGCCCCGGTGGCGCAATGCCTGCCGGTGCCAGCGGGCTGGAGCATGGAAGAGGCGGCCAGCCTGCCGGAGACCTTCTTCACGGTGTGGAGCAATGTCTTCGAGCGGGCTCGCTTGCAGCCCGGCGAGACCCTGCTGGTGCATGGCGGCAGCAGCGGTATTGGGGTGACGGCGATTCAGCTGGCCAAGGCGCTGGGCTCGACGGTGCTGGTCACCGTGGGCAGCGAGGACAAGGCGCAAGCCTGTCGTGCGCTCGGTGCCGACCTGGCCATTCAATATCGCGCCCAGGACTTCGTGGCGGAGGCCAAGGCCTTCACCCAAGGCCGTGGCGTCGATGTGATCCTCGACATGGTCGCTGGCGACTATGTGGCGCGCAATGTGGACTGCCTGGCTGATGACGGTCGCGCGGTGATCATTGCCGTGCAAGGCGGCGTCAAGGCGTCGTTCGATGCTGGCCAGGTGCTGCGTCGGCGCCTGACGGTGACCGGTTCCACGCTGCGTCCGCGTTCGCTGGAATTCAAGGCCGGCATTGCCCGTGCCTTGCGTGAACGGGTGTGGCCGCTGCTGGAGCGGCGTGCCATCCGTCCGGTGCTGTACCGGCAACTGCCGGCACAGCAGGCGGCGGCGGCCCATGCCCTGATGGAGTCCGGTGAGCACGTCGGCAAGATCGTGCTGAGTTGGTCCTCGAAGACGGAGAGCAATTGATGCGCAAGAAACTGGTGGTGGGCAACTGGAAGATGCACGGCAATCGTGCGTCCAATGCCGTGCTGCTGGCCGGCCTGAAGGAGGCGGGGCCCTGGAATGCCCAGGTCGCCGTCTGTGTTCCGTTCCCCTACATCACGGAAACCGCGCTGGCCCTCACCGGTCAGTGGGTGTTGTATGGGGCCCAGGATTGCTCCGCGCATGAGCAGGGCGCCTACACCGGTGAAGTGTCGTCCGCGATGCTGGCCGATCTGGGTTGCCGTTATGCCATCGTGGGTCATTCCGAGCGCCGGGCCTATCACCACGAAAGCGATCAGCTGGTGGCCGACAAGGCCAAGGCCGCGCTGGCGCATGGCATCACGCCCATCGTCTGTGTGGGTGAGACGCTGGCCGAGCGCGAGGCGGGTCGCACGGAAGAGGTGGTGAAGCGCCAGCTCGCTGCGGTCATCCACACGCTGACGCATTGCATCGGTGAAATCGTGGTGGCTTACGAGCCGGTCTGGGCCATCGGTACCGGCCTCACGGCCACGCCGGAGCAGGCCCAGCATGTGCACGCCCTGCTGCGTCAGCAGCTCAAGGCGGCCACGCAAAAGGCTGACCAGATGCAGATCCTCTACGGCGGCAGCGTCAAGCCGGACAATGCCGTCCAATTGTTTGCCCAGCCCGATATCGACGGCGGCCTCATCGGAGGTGCCGCGTTGAAGGCTGCTGATTTTGCGGCGATCTGCCGCGCCGCCGGCTGAATCCACCGGCTGAAGGTCCCCAAGGATTCTGGAGAAAGAAGCAAATGCAAGTGTTGATGAACCTGGTGCTGGTGCTGCAGCTGGTGGCTGCCCTGGCGATGATCGGTCTGGTGTTGGTGCAGCATGGCAAGGGTGCCGACATGGGCGCCTCCTTCGGCAGTGGCGCGTCCGGCAGTCTCTTTGGTGCCACGGGAAGTGCCAACTTCCTCTCGCGCAGCACCGCAATCGCCGCTACCATCTTCTTTGTCTGCACACTGGCCCTGGCCTACATGAGCAGCCATCGAGCATCCGGTGTGGACGGTTCTTCCGCCGCCGAGCGTCTGCTGGAGCAGGGCGGTGCCGCCCGCGCCACCGCTGCCTCGGCACCGGTGCCTGCCGCTTCCGCTGCCACTGACGTGGTGCCGGGTGCTGCACTGTCTCCGGTGGCGCCTGCCTCGGCCGCATCGAACTGATCGAAGTGGGCGGCTGGCGTAAGCACCTCGACAAAATTGCTTCAGTTCACTAGTGAGCTTCGGAAAGCGGTATAGAATTCGAGGCTGTCTGAAACGCGAGCCGTCAAGACAAAGTCACCGAAAGGTGACATAAGCCGACGTGGTGAAATTGGTAGACACGCTATCTTGAGGGGGTAGTGGCGAAAGCTGTGCGAGTTCGAGTCTCGCCGTCGGCACCAGAATAAATCGGCCTGCCAAGGTCTTTGAGATCTAGCCCAACAAGCCGGATTTCAAAGAGACCCAAAGCAGGTTGATGTCTTTTGAATCTTCCGAAGTACTTCAGCCGGTGCCCCCGCACTGCTGAGTATTGAAGAAGGTCAAAAGGACAGGCGGGCGCGGTCCGTAGGCGATAGTTTTATCGCTCACGGCGCGCCCGTTGTTTTTGCCGAATGTTTGCCGAGTGTGCTGCTGGCCGAGTTTCTCGGTGGGTGGTGGGGCTCGGTGGCCCGTTGGAAACCTGTTCGGAATGGGGCTGTCTGTCGGGTAATTGCATTGCCTGCAGTCGACTGTCCATCCCGGCATAAACGAAGAGCAAAGTCGTGAGCCTGGAACAATACCTGCCCGTCATCCTTTTCATTCTGGTCGGCGCCGTGGTGGGTATAGCACCCCAGGTTCTCGGCTTTGTGCTCGGCCCCCGTCGTCCTGACGAGGCCAAAAACTCCCCTTATGAATGCGGCTTCGAGGCCTTTGAGAACGCGCGAATGAAATTCGACGTGCGTTATTACCTCGTGGCCATTCTCTTCATTCTGTTCGACCTGGAAATCGCCTTCCTCTTCCCGTGGGCCGTGTCCCTGCGTGAAGTGGGTCCTGCCGGCTTCTGGGCGATGATGGTGTTCCTGGGTATTCTGGTCGTGGGGTTTGCCTACGAGTGGAAAAAGGGCGCCCTCGACTGGGAATGACCGGCTGCTGAGCCACCAACGGTACGCAGGCCCCGTCCGGGTCTGATGTGCGGTGGGGAAGGGCGGCTTGCCCGACTCCATGCTTTCGAAAGATTGGGATTTCGATATGGGTAACGAAGGCTTGATGAAGGAAGGCTTCCTGACCACTTCCATCGACGTGCTGGTGAATTGGTCCAAGACCGGTTCCCTGTGGCCGATGACCTTCGGTCTGGCTTGCTGTGCGGTGGAAATGATGCATGCCGGCGCTGCGCGCTACGACATCGACCGCTTCGGCATGTTGTTCCGCCCCAGCCCCCGTCAGTCCGATCTGATGATCGTGGCCGGCACGCTGTGCAACAAGATGGCGCCGGCCCTGCGCAAGGTCTACGACCAGATGGCCGAGCCGCGCTGGGTGCTGTCCATGGGGTCCTGCGCCAACGGTGGTGGCTACTACCACTACAGCTATTCGGTGGTGCGCGGCTGTGACCGCATCGTGCCGGTGGACGTCTACGTGCCAGGCTGTCCGCCCACCGCCGAGGCGCTGCTCTACGGCATCCTGCAGCTGCAGGCCAAGATCCGCCGCGAAAACACCATCGCGCGCTAAGCATCCCAGCAAGCCAAGCACATGAGCAAACTCGATACCTTGCAGGCGGCGCTCGAGTCCGTCCTGGGTGGCCAGATCGTGGCCCTGAAGCGCGAACTCGGCGAGATCACCATCACCGTGGCCGCCAAGGACTATGCCAACGTGGCCAAGCTGCTGCGGGACCATTCCGAACTGCGCTTTGAACAGCTGATCGACCTGTGTGGCGTGGACTACAGCGCCTACAAGGACGGTGCCTACGAAGGCCCGCGTTTTGCGGCGGTCACCCATCTGCTGTCGATCAACAAGAACTGGCGCCTGCGCCTGAAGGTGTTTGCACCGGACGACGACTTCCCGGTGGTGGCCTCGGTCAATGCCATCTGGAATGCTGCCAACTGGTTCGAGCGCGAAGCCTTCGACCTCTACGGCATCATCTTCGAAGGTCACGAAGACCTGCGCCGCATCCTGACGGACTACGGCTTCATCGGCCATCCGATGCGCAAGGACTTCCCGGTGACGGGCCATGTCGAAATGCGCTACGACCCCGAGCAGAAGCGGGTGATCTACCAGCCGGTGACGATTGAGCCGCGCGAAATCACGCCCCGCGTCATCCGCGAAGACAACTACGGCGGACTTTGATCATGGCCGAAATCAAGAACTACACACTGAACTTCGGGCCCCAGCACCCGGCCGCTCACGGCGTGCTGCGTCTGGTGCTGGAACTGGACGGCGAAGTCATCCAGCGCGCCGACCCGCACATCGGCCTGCTGCACCGCGCCACCGAAAAGCTGGCCGAAACCAAGACCTTCATCCAGTCCTTGCCCTACATGGACCGTCTCGACTACGTGTCGATGATGGCCAACGAACATGCCTATTGCCTGGCCATCGAGAAGATGCTGGGTCTGGAAGTGCCGGAACGTGCGCAGTACATCCGCGTGATGTTCGCCGAGCTGACGCGCATCCTGAACCACCTGCTGTGGTTGGGCGCGCACGGCATCGACTGCGGCGCGATGAACATCCTGATCTACTGCTTCCGCGAGCGTGAAGACATCTTCGACATGTACGAAGCTGTCTCGGGCGCCCGCATGCATGCGGCCTACTTCCGTCCGGGTGGCGTCTACCGCGACCTGCCGGACAGCATGCCGCAGTACAAGGTCAGCAAGATCAAGAACCAGAAGGCCATCGACCGCCTGAACGAGAACCGTCAGGGCTCGCTCCTGGACTTCATCGAAGACTTCTGCAAGCGCTTCCCGGCCAACGTCGACGACTACGAAACCCTGCTCACCGACAACCGGATCTGGAAGCAGCGGACCGTCGGCATCGGTGTGATGTCGCCTGAGCGCGCGCTGAACCTGGGCCTGACCGGCCCGATGCTGCGTGGCTCCGGCATTGCCTGGGACACCCGCAAGACCCAGCCCTACGATGTCTATGCCAAGATGGACTTCGACATCCCGGTGGGGACCAACGGCGACACCTACGACCGTTATCTCGTGCGTGTGGAAGAAATGCGCCAGTCCAACCGCATCGTCCAGCAGTGCGTGAAGTGGCTCAAGGCCAACCCCGGCCCGGTGATCACCGACAACCACAAGGTGGCGCCTCCCTCCCGTGTCGCCATGAAGAGCAGCATGGAAGAGCTGATCCACCACTTCAAGCTGTTCACCGAAGGCTTCCGCGTTCCCGAGGGCGAGGCCTATGCCAGCGTGGAACATCCGAAGGGCGAGTTTGGCATCTACCTGATCAGCGATGGCGCCAACAAGCCTTACCGCCTGAAGATCCGGGCTCCGGGTTATTCGCATCTGGCGGCGCTGGATGAAATGGCGCGTGGCCACATGATCGCTGACGCGGTGGCCGTGATCGGCACGATGGACATCGTGTTCGGTGAAATTGACCGTTGAGTGGTGACGCGATGAGCAGCACTGAAATTGTGAATACCGCAGCCGGCACGGCCTTCGTGCTGAGCGACGCCACCCGGGCCCGCTTTGACCGGGAAGTGGCCAAGTACCCGGCCGAGCAGGCGCAGTCGGCCGTGATGGCCTGCCTGTCCATCGTCCAGCAGGAGCAGGGCTACGTGTCGCGCGAGGCGGAAGACGCCATCGCCGCCTACCTTGGCATGCCGGCGATTGCCGTCTACGAGGTCACGACCTTCTACAACATGTACAACCAGCGCAAGCTGGGCAAGTTCAAGCTGAACGTCTGCACCAACCTGCCGTGCCAGTTGCGTGACGGCCAGAAGGCGCTGGAGCACCTGTGCGGCAAGCTGGGTGTGGCAGAGGGCGGCACCACGGCGGACGGCTTGTTCACCGTGCAGAAGAGCGAGTGCCTGGGGGCCTGCGCCGATGCACCGGTGATGCTGGTCAATGACCGCCAGATGTGCAGCTTCATGAGCCATCAGCGCCTGGACGAACTGGTGGATGCGCTCAAGGCGCACGCCACCAAGAACTGAGGGAACGCGCATGACTATCGATCTCTCCAAGTGGCAATCGACCGGTGCCGAGACCTGCTTCCATGACCGTCACCTCGGCCCGCAGATCTATGCTGAGCTGAATGGCAAGAACTGGTCGATCCAGGACTACCAGGCACGTGGGGGCTATCAGGCCCTTCGCAAGATCCTGGGCCAGGATGGCGGTGAAGGCCTGACCCCGGACCAGGTGATTGCCGAGGTGAAGGCCTCCGGCCTGCGTGGCCGTGGCGGCGCCGGTTTCCCCACTGGCCTGAAGTGGAGCTTCATGCCCCGCCAGTTCCCGGGTGCGAAATACCTCGTCTGCAATTCGGACGAAGGCGAACCGGGTACCTGCAAGGACCGCGACATCCT
This genomic window contains:
- a CDS encoding NADH-quinone oxidoreductase subunit D, which translates into the protein MAEIKNYTLNFGPQHPAAHGVLRLVLELDGEVIQRADPHIGLLHRATEKLAETKTFIQSLPYMDRLDYVSMMANEHAYCLAIEKMLGLEVPERAQYIRVMFAELTRILNHLLWLGAHGIDCGAMNILIYCFREREDIFDMYEAVSGARMHAAYFRPGGVYRDLPDSMPQYKVSKIKNQKAIDRLNENRQGSLLDFIEDFCKRFPANVDDYETLLTDNRIWKQRTVGIGVMSPERALNLGLTGPMLRGSGIAWDTRKTQPYDVYAKMDFDIPVGTNGDTYDRYLVRVEEMRQSNRIVQQCVKWLKANPGPVITDNHKVAPPSRVAMKSSMEELIHHFKLFTEGFRVPEGEAYASVEHPKGEFGIYLISDGANKPYRLKIRAPGYSHLAALDEMARGHMIADAVAVIGTMDIVFGEIDR
- the hmpA gene encoding NO-inducible flavohemoprotein, with amino-acid sequence MFSDATIALIKATVPLLQQRGEDITRHFYASMFRDHPEMKAFFNEAHQAEGSQARALAGAVLAYAAHIDRLDAIAPALPRIIQKHAALGVQPAHYPIVGEGLLRAIREVLGEVASDDIMAAWAEAYGALAQLLIDAEEQVVAGHAAARGGWRGVRALRLARKVRESDIITSFYFEAADGGPLMDFQPGQYLTLVLSIDGQEVRRNYSLSDAPGRGWYRISVKREPQGRVSSWLHDRLLVGALVQALPPCGDFVLQASSARPLVLVTGGVGITPAMSMLESVAASGRPVRFIHAALHSGVHAFRDRVDALAQAHPNVQVTYLYDQPRPECPSHRVGRVSTDVLAEVLPQDRDVDLYFLGPKPFMRQVFASAKALEIPPAQVRYEFFGPLEELAA
- a CDS encoding NuoB/complex I 20 kDa subunit family protein translates to MGNEGLMKEGFLTTSIDVLVNWSKTGSLWPMTFGLACCAVEMMHAGAARYDIDRFGMLFRPSPRQSDLMIVAGTLCNKMAPALRKVYDQMAEPRWVLSMGSCANGGGYYHYSYSVVRGCDRIVPVDVYVPGCPPTAEALLYGILQLQAKIRRENTIAR
- a CDS encoding NADH-quinone oxidoreductase subunit C, which translates into the protein MSKLDTLQAALESVLGGQIVALKRELGEITITVAAKDYANVAKLLRDHSELRFEQLIDLCGVDYSAYKDGAYEGPRFAAVTHLLSINKNWRLRLKVFAPDDDFPVVASVNAIWNAANWFEREAFDLYGIIFEGHEDLRRILTDYGFIGHPMRKDFPVTGHVEMRYDPEQKRVIYQPVTIEPREITPRVIREDNYGGL
- the nuoE gene encoding NADH-quinone oxidoreductase subunit NuoE translates to MSSTEIVNTAAGTAFVLSDATRARFDREVAKYPAEQAQSAVMACLSIVQQEQGYVSREAEDAIAAYLGMPAIAVYEVTTFYNMYNQRKLGKFKLNVCTNLPCQLRDGQKALEHLCGKLGVAEGGTTADGLFTVQKSECLGACADAPVMLVNDRQMCSFMSHQRLDELVDALKAHATKN
- the tpiA gene encoding triose-phosphate isomerase; translation: MRKKLVVGNWKMHGNRASNAVLLAGLKEAGPWNAQVAVCVPFPYITETALALTGQWVLYGAQDCSAHEQGAYTGEVSSAMLADLGCRYAIVGHSERRAYHHESDQLVADKAKAALAHGITPIVCVGETLAEREAGRTEEVVKRQLAAVIHTLTHCIGEIVVAYEPVWAIGTGLTATPEQAQHVHALLRQQLKAATQKADQMQILYGGSVKPDNAVQLFAQPDIDGGLIGGAALKAADFAAICRAAG
- the pnp gene encoding polyribonucleotide nucleotidyltransferase; its protein translation is MSMFNKVVKSFQWGQHQVTMETGEIARQSTGAVLVNIDDTVVLATVVARTEAKAGQDFFPLTVDYIEKTYAAGKIPGSFFKREGRPSELETLTSRLIDRPIRPLFPEGFFNEVQVVVHTLSLNPEVQADIAAMIATSAALAVSGIPFNGPIGAARVGYVNGEYVLNPGKTQLAESKLDLVVAGTEAAVLMVESEADQLTEDVMLGAVVYGHDQGKIAIAAINELVREAGKPSWNWTAPAKDEPFIAKVTALAEEPLRAAYQIRSKQARTQACREAYAKVKDALAAENVEFDGVEVDGLLFEIEARIVRSQILAGEPRIDGRDTRTVRPIEIRNSVLPRAHGSALFTRGETQALVAATLGTDRDAQVIDALAGEYSERFMLHYNMPPFATGETGRVGSPKRREIGHGRLAKRALVAVLPTKEDFPYSIRVVSEITESNGSSSMASVCGGCLSLLDAGVPLKAHVAGIAMGLIKDANRFAVLTDILGDEDHLGDMDFKVAGTTSGITALQMDIKIQGITKEIMQVALAQAKEARLHILDKMVGAMGTANTEISQFAPRLYTMKINPEKIRDVIGKGGATIRALTEETGTQIDIAEDGTITIASTDGAKAEIAKKRIQEITAEAEVGKVYEGAVTKILDFGALVNILPGKDGLLHISQIAHQRVEKVTDFLSEGQIVKVKVLETDEKGRIKLSMKALLDRDAPASAPSEGAGE
- the secG gene encoding preprotein translocase subunit SecG, producing the protein MQVLMNLVLVLQLVAALAMIGLVLVQHGKGADMGASFGSGASGSLFGATGSANFLSRSTAIAATIFFVCTLALAYMSSHRASGVDGSSAAERLLEQGGAARATAASAPVPAASAATDVVPGAALSPVAPASAASN
- the rpsO gene encoding 30S ribosomal protein S15 encodes the protein MAIADLNKADIVKANARSANDTGSPEVQVALLTARINELTPHFKLHAKDHHGRRGLLKMVNQRKSLLAYLKNKDADRYTALIQKLGLRK
- a CDS encoding NADH-quinone oxidoreductase subunit A, encoding MSLEQYLPVILFILVGAVVGIAPQVLGFVLGPRRPDEAKNSPYECGFEAFENARMKFDVRYYLVAILFILFDLEIAFLFPWAVSLREVGPAGFWAMMVFLGILVVGFAYEWKKGALDWE
- a CDS encoding NAD(P)H-quinone oxidoreductase — its product is MKAIAITQPGGPEVLQLVERPDPVAGVGGCLIRVAAYGINRPDVLQRKGAYPPPPGASDLPGLEVAGVIEAGDAAALQAAGLRVGDAVCALVAGGGYAELCVAPVAQCLPVPAGWSMEEAASLPETFFTVWSNVFERARLQPGETLLVHGGSSGIGVTAIQLAKALGSTVLVTVGSEDKAQACRALGADLAIQYRAQDFVAEAKAFTQGRGVDVILDMVAGDYVARNVDCLADDGRAVIIAVQGGVKASFDAGQVLRRRLTVTGSTLRPRSLEFKAGIARALRERVWPLLERRAIRPVLYRQLPAQQAAAAHALMESGEHVGKIVLSWSSKTESN